The genomic interval TGTGTCTAAATTCTGAAGCGCTACGGAGTCAGGCAAATATATTTGATGGAACGCCACAGTAGAAGTCCCTTGGACGTATGTGAGACAACTCTCCCTAAAGCTACACCGTTAGACGTATAATTCAGCCGCCTGTGAACTGGGGGAGGTGGCAGAGCTCGAAACTGTTCTTTTTCGAAATTGAAAGAATGTATCGAGCGAACGTAATATATCCTATTGGGAGCAAAATCAATGGGTTAatctagtatacatcaatgtatgttatacatcctaCATCTAACGGTTGACAAccgatattatttttttgatcccactcataaaacaatatcgaccgtcagatgtataacatatattGATGTATACTATAATTTTCCAAAATGAATAGCTCTATTCAGAAGAGAATTGAAGGGTAAATTAAATAAACCTCCTCAATAGTAGGAGCTTCTCCAATAAACCTCAGCTTGAAGGTTTATCAAATTATCCTTATGTGGATAGAAAGTTCGCAACAACTTGTATTCATCTGTCACTGCGCTCCAACCAAATCCTACAAAAGTCCCCAATTCCTCACCATTACTAAGCGGAACGTGAACCTATATACTCcttcaaattctttttttaGGTTCATTAGGATTTGTATTGGTTGGAACCTCCCGTTATAAAGAGGATTGCACACAACAAAACTTCTCCTGTTCGTACCATGCAGACAAACTAAACCGTTGCAGCAGTCTACTATTTCAAAATAATCAACCGGTGCAGTGTTTTTGGCAGTGAAGGTCATTTTTCCCAAGAGCAAATCATCAGAACCACCACTCTTCAACCTGAGTGAAATGCAGTCTCCTAGCAATACTCTTTCTAATCCTTTCtcttattttaattagaataCAATATGTAGAAAAATGACATCAAACGGTCATATGACGAGGTGTTAGAGGTATTACATGTGTTTAATactaaaatttaaataattatttaatattatttattgttaaatatattttactttattatatttttttaaattttcaactttaaaagataaaaacaaaatatttaaattaaaatataattgtaTAGTGAATAAAAAATACCGCGTAGGGTACAATAACCGCACCCCTTACTAATATGATTTAGAGTGCACTGGGGAAGAGTAACGCATATTTAGTTAGACTTGATAAACTAACATTAGTGTGACAAATGATTttttaagtaaaaaaaaaaagaatcaaatTTTAACGGAGCACTACCCGAACGGACAAGAACAGCAGGTGGAGGCGGCTGAGCGATTTTGTCTCAGATTTGCTTGAAATCgtaaacaaagaacaaacacaaacacaaacacgCCTCTGTCTCTGAATCTCTTTTTGCTGAGAAAACCTTGAGAGAGGAGAGAATGGGAATCCCATCGGAAATGAGAGACATGTGGGTCAACACCCGCCGCAGAGACGCTTTCCTGATTCCTTCTCCACTTGAAGACGAGATGCGACTGAAGGCCTTGAGGGCCAAAACCTGCACTCAAggtttcattttttatcaCAAATTCCTGGTTTTCATTGTTTGATCGGAGCATTTTATTGATTTGTATAttttttgattgattgatcaGGTTTTTAGTGTTTGGTTGTTTCTGAATTTCTGTGAGATTACCATAGTCATGCTGAAGTTAGCAGGACGCTTATGTGATACATTTTCATGATAATTGCAGAGGGGTCTCGTCAGGGATTCAAGGCAGCTTGCATCTGGGGTGCTGTCAGCGCTGTGCCCACAGTATGTGATTCGTTCAACTCTTGAATCTGTTTTCAGTCGGAATTTGTTTGTTCCATGCAATTTCcttttttgatttgtttgatgATGCATTGAAGAAACTTGAATGACTGATCATGAACTAAACTAGTTGACATTCCCTTCGTGGTTTTTGGGAAGGTGAATTACTGAACATCTATATGAACTTCAATGTCAATATGATGAATGTCGTCCAAGTACATATGGTGTGGAAATAAGTTTCTCAGCACAACTTAAAATTTCTTTTGAAGAAGACAGATCCTATACCTTTTCTTCTTCGTGCAGCCTAGCTCCAAAATTAGCGGTTGCAggtttgagttgttaaaacAGCCTGGTTAATTCTATTTCTTGCAGTAGCATATTTTGTCATCTCCGGATTTTGTATTGTCAGCCTTATGCTGAGGCCTTTTTTTACATAGCCTATCTGTGTTACTATGGATCCAATGCAGATCTTGCCAATTTGGTGAATTTTAGGTTTGTTTGGAAAGATTTGATGTTCACGGTTGATCTGATCGTCATATTTTCAGTTGACTGCGGTTCGTATGATTCCTTGGGCAAAGCGTAACCTTAATTATACTGCTCAAGCACTGATTATATCTGCTGGTATGTATTTGAATTCATATATTGCAGGTGTTGTTAGCAGTTTAGTTGTTCGGAAGTTTTTTTAACCAGCTGCAAGTCAATGTCCCTAAGAAATTGAATCAATATTGGaaagttttaacttgagttttcaatttttcattgCTCAACAGCATCCATTGCTGCATACTTCATTACCGCTGATAGAAGTATCTTGGAGTGTGCTAGAAAAAATGCACAGTTGCAACTAGCCTTGAGCCGCCAGAAGTGATTTTATGCAGCTGGAACTCGCAATGATATGAATACCATACAATGACTTATCGTGCCACATGATGGTTCTGCATAGTAGAGGAGCCTGTTGTTTACTAGGTGCACCCGACCTTTTtccatttcttctctttcccaAAGAAGAATAATGTGTTCATTAATAAGGCTGGCCGGCTGAGGGTACTGTGAGATCATTGTGGCCTTTATTACGATAAACTATAAGATTTTCAGTTTGTTAATCTGCATTGTGTTCATATCAGTGGCTATTCTTGTCAGCCACTTTTGAAGTGTTTTGTTTGGAATATTGATGAATTCTGAAGGCGGGTTCGCCAAGACAGTGCTTAAATGTTGCTGATCTTCCCCGTTCCTGATATTGAAGACATCAGTAAGTAGCATGGCCAAATAATAACCCATGCTAATAGCACTGATTTCACTTTATTTCTCAACATGAAAAATACACAGAAATGAAGGAACTTAACAAAATTACAttcctttgttttcttttcggTTTTGAAAGACATCATTGAAAAGTGTTACAGGGTCACTCCATAAACAGATTCCTGGCCAGAACCGTGTTAAGATAAATCTCTCTAGCACAGGTATCCTTTGGAGCATAAAGAATGAAAAGTTTGTCATTTTTGACAATAACAATCGAATCCTCTTAAAAAAATCTTGCAGGCTCATCCTAATATTAAGCTGTGTCCTAGTCAATTTCTTTTGTCTGAACTGAAGCTCAAAATGCATACCGGTAGATTGCATCAGCTGCACCATCTTCGTCATTACTGGCACCAATTAGATTAGCAAcagcttttgttttctctgAACCATTGCTAAGGGCAACACCCAAAGAAGCTAGCTGAAGCATCTCAATGTCATTTTCTCCATCGCCAATAGCCATGATCTTAACAAAGAGTAGAATAAATCAGGAATGAAATCATAACTCCTATGATCGTATGTTACAAAAGGTCTAAGGGAACATATTACAACAAACAAGGCACATTTGTGAATTCGGAAATGTTCTGCCAATAAAATCTACTTGTGGGTTTAAATAGCTAACATACTATTTTAATGAATGCAACTCTGAATAGAGAGTCTCATGTCATGTTATCTTTGTTGGCGAAACCATGTTCCAGTTACGTGAAAACGAAGGAAGGTGATAGTCTATGTATCACACTACTAATTGTAACTCAGCTAAACTTATATTACCAGGCTATTACGGAACACCCTTTCTCAATTTCTCTGACAAAAGTAATGCCAGTTAAGTGGAGGTAACGAAATAACACCCTTTAACGAATTAATATAACTATGTGGTTCTTAGTTGTTACCTCCTTTGGAGTGATGCCCAAATGATCAAGCAGCAACTTCACTCCACTCCCTTTTG from Argentina anserina chromosome 2, drPotAnse1.1, whole genome shotgun sequence carries:
- the LOC126785082 gene encoding early nodulin-93, with product MGIPSEMRDMWVNTRRRDAFLIPSPLEDEMRLKALRAKTCTQEGSRQGFKAACIWGAVSAVPTLTAVRMIPWAKRNLNYTAQALIISAASIAAYFITADRSILECARKNAQLQLALSRQK